A single genomic interval of Acetobacteroides hydrogenigenes harbors:
- a CDS encoding MFS transporter, whose translation MFKKNIQPHFWVPTVYFAMGLPFVALSTVSVLMFSDMGISNTQIAFWTSLIMLPWTLKPLWSPFLEIFKTKKFFVVTTQLVTAVAFALVALSLPLPNFFTYAIALMGVVAFSGATHDIATDGVYMAELSDTMQARYIGWQGAFYNLAKILASGGLVYFAGYLKDTMGIASAWIVIMAIFAAIMACMGLYHIKVLPSGGAKATTKQTASSAAKTLWEVLRSFFEKRNVVWYISFIILYRFAEGFAMKIVPLFLKAPVASGGLGLDVKDIGLIYGTYGAAAFILGSVLAGYYISAFGLKKVLFSLCCAFNIPFVVYLLLAIYQPTSLWTIGMAVVFEYLGYGFGFVGLMLFMMQQVAKGKHQMAHYAFATGIMNLGVMIPGMMSGLLSDWLGYQNFFIWVLIATIPAFAITWLVPFTNNDGAKGTMSNEERKTLVGEYASDVSST comes from the coding sequence ATGTTTAAGAAAAACATACAACCCCACTTCTGGGTTCCGACAGTTTACTTTGCAATGGGATTGCCCTTTGTGGCGCTCTCCACTGTTTCGGTTCTGATGTTCTCCGATATGGGGATCAGCAACACCCAAATCGCCTTTTGGACTTCATTAATTATGCTTCCCTGGACGCTGAAACCGCTGTGGAGTCCGTTTCTCGAAATCTTTAAGACCAAAAAGTTCTTTGTGGTAACTACGCAGCTGGTAACAGCCGTTGCCTTTGCGCTGGTGGCGCTCTCGTTGCCGTTGCCAAACTTCTTTACCTATGCAATTGCCCTTATGGGTGTGGTGGCCTTTAGCGGCGCAACTCACGATATTGCCACCGACGGCGTATACATGGCCGAGCTGAGCGATACCATGCAGGCACGCTACATTGGATGGCAGGGAGCCTTCTACAACCTTGCAAAGATTCTTGCTTCGGGCGGGTTGGTGTACTTCGCCGGCTACCTAAAAGATACTATGGGCATCGCCTCGGCTTGGATCGTGATTATGGCGATCTTTGCAGCCATCATGGCCTGTATGGGGCTTTACCATATTAAGGTTTTACCATCGGGAGGGGCAAAGGCTACAACCAAGCAAACGGCAAGCAGCGCTGCCAAAACGCTATGGGAGGTTCTGCGCTCATTCTTCGAGAAACGTAACGTGGTTTGGTATATCTCCTTCATAATCCTTTACCGCTTTGCCGAAGGTTTTGCCATGAAGATCGTTCCCCTCTTCCTTAAGGCACCCGTTGCCAGCGGAGGTCTAGGGCTCGACGTTAAGGATATTGGCCTGATCTACGGAACATACGGAGCTGCGGCGTTTATTCTAGGCTCGGTGTTGGCAGGGTACTACATCTCGGCCTTCGGTCTTAAGAAGGTGCTCTTTTCGCTTTGCTGCGCCTTCAATATCCCCTTTGTGGTTTACCTGTTGCTCGCCATCTATCAGCCTACCAGCCTTTGGACTATCGGAATGGCAGTTGTATTCGAATACCTTGGCTATGGATTTGGCTTTGTTGGTCTGATGCTCTTTATGATGCAGCAGGTGGCCAAGGGCAAGCACCAGATGGCCCACTACGCCTTTGCAACGGGTATCATGAATCTCGGGGTAATGATTCCCGGGATGATGAGCGGTTTGCTTAGCGATTGGTTGGGCTACCAGAACTTTTTTATTTGGGTGCTGATTGCTACTATTCCGGCATTTGCCATAACTTGGCTGGTGCCTTTTACCAATAACGACGGAGCAAAAGGGACCATGAGCAATGAAGAGAGGAAAACTCTTGTAGGTGAATATGCAAGTGATGTCAGCTCAACGTAA